The Rahnella aquatilis CIP 78.65 = ATCC 33071 genomic sequence CGTGATAATAATCTGGTGGCGCTGAGCCAGCTGGCGCTGACGGCCAATGATAATCAGATTTCCGGTGAGGCCTCGGCGAAGCTGGGAGATCTGGCGGATTATCAGCTGAATTTAACCGCAGATAAGCTTGATCTTGATGCGCTTTCCGGCTGGGAGCCTAAGACTGAGGAGCACGCGTCGCAAACGGCGCAGTCTGTTACGTCGGCCCCCGTTATTGCCCGAGATGTGGATGAACAGCCAAACGGATTGAATAATTTGCAAACCTTCAATGCCACGCTGGCGCTGAAGGTGGCGGATCTCACCTATCGCGGTATGAAAATCCACAACCTTGCGCTGAATGCGGTCAATCATCAGGGCCAGGTTTCCTTGCCGACATTTAGCGGCAATATGGGCACAGGGCACTTTTCTCTGCCAGGCACCCTGGATGTCACCGGGAATAAAATTCATGTGCATCTGACACCGGATGTGAACAGCATCGAACTGGGTGATTTACTGGCGGCTTACGGGTTACCCAAAGTCCTGACCGGCAGTTTCTCGATGCAAGGGAATGTTAACGGAGAAGGGCTATCGGCCGTTGATTTTGCACGTCGCTGGCAAGGTGACGGACAGCTTTCAATGGATAACGCACGTCTGAATGGTCTCAATATTCAGCAACTTATTCAGCAGGCGGTCAGCCGTAATACCAGTAATGTTCAGGGCCTTGAAAAGTATGAGCACTATAGCCAGATCGATACGCTGAAAGCGCAGGGACATCTGGCCGAAGGGATACTGACCCTGAATAAGCTGGAAGGTCAGTCGCCTATGGTTTCTGCACAAGGTGACGGAACCATCGATATGTCGAATCAAAAGGTGGATATGAACCTGCTGATCCGCGTTACCGGTGGCTGGAGAGGTGACAACAATCTGATCAATACCCTGAAAACGACAGACATCCCGCTGCGGGTTTACGGACCCTGGGCGCAGATGGGATATCAGCTGCAGGTGGACCAGATCCTGAGACGTACGCTTGAACAAAGCGCACGCAGCGCCATTCAAAACTGGGTCGATAAGCGCAAGGACAGTAAAGAAAAAGGCGATGCAGAGAAATTACTCAACAAATAATCTCTTCTTCTAAGCCTATTCTGAGCATAAACAAAACGGGGTGCCTGCGATGGCACCCCGTTTTGTTTACAGAGTGGGGTCAGACTTCGTAATCGTCTTCAGAGGGGGTTTCCGGTGGCGTAATTTTCACTTTTAAGATGCGGTGACTGCTGACTTCTAAAGGCTCAAACAGGTAGTCATTAATGGGTATCTGCGCGCCCACCTGCGGGATGCTTTGGGAATATTCCATCAGCAGACCGGCCAGCGTGTGATATTCCCTTTTTTCATCCACCGGCAGGGAGATATACATCACCAGATCGTCAAGCGGCATGTAGCCATTGGCTATCCAGCTTCCGTCCTCCTGCTGCTGGATATCATGCCGTGCATCAGGCGTTTCGTCAGACTCCGGCAGGTTACCGGCAATGGTTTCCATCACATCCGTCAGGGTCACGATCCCTTCGACAGAACCGAATTCATCAACCACGAAAGCAAAATGTGTTTTTGCTTTGCGGAATTGTTCAAGTGCCATCAGCAGAGAAAGTTGTTCCGGAAAGATCAGGGGCTGGCGGATCAGCGCTTTAAGATCCAGTTCATTTTGCAGCAACTGTTGCCTGAGCAGATCGACCACGTGCACCACGCCCAGCGGTTCATCGGTCGAGCTGTCTTCGGTAACCAGCATACGGGTGTGCTGATTATCAGCGATTTGCTGTGTCAGCACGTCGACAGGGTCATTAAGTTCAAGATTATCAACATCATGACGGGAGGTCATCACGCTGCTGACCGTGCGCTGACCGAGCCCCAGCACGCGTTCAATCATATGTCGCTCCTGCTGGTTGAAAATCGCATCTTCTTCGTCAGCGCTGTCTGCAATCATGTTCGAAGAGTGAGCATCAAGTTCGGCCTCTTCATGTTTGCCACGTAAGACGCGCAGTACGGTTTCTGCGGTGCGTTCACGCAGAGAGCGCCGCGAGGATAAAAAGCGTTTACGGTTAAACTGCGCCAGCTGGTTCAGCCCTTCAATGATCACGGAGAAACCGATCGCAGCATACAAATACCCTTTCGGAATAACGTAGCCAAAACCTTCGGCAACCAGGCTGAAGCCGATCATCAGCAGGAAGCTGAGACATAAGATGACGATAGTCGGGTGCGCATTCACGAAGCGAGTCAGTGGCTTACTGGCTAACAGCATCAGGCCGATAGCAATACACACAGCGGCCATCATAACGGCCAGATGCTCAACCATTCCGACTGCGGTAATCACCGAGTCGAGGGAAAAGACCGCATCCAGCACCACAATTTGTGCCACTACTGGCCAGAATTTCGCGCCACGCTGCTGATGGTTCTGTTCCTCATCTTTGCCTTCGAGCCGTTCATTAAGCTCCATTGTCGCTTTAAACAACAGGAATATACCGCCCGCGAGCATAATCATATCGCGGGCGCTGAACGGGTGTCCGAGCACGGCGATAAGAGGGCGGGTTAGCGTCGAAAGCCAGGAAATGGATGCCAGCAGAAGTAAGCGCATGACGAGCGCCAGTAAAAGTCCGGTGACGCGAGCCTTGTCACGTTGCTGACGCGGAAGTTTTTCTGCCAGGATGGCGATGAAAATGAGATTGTCTATCCCCAGGACAATTTCGAGAACTACCAGGGTTGCAAGCCCGGCCCAAATCGAGGGATCGGCGATCCATTCCATATTGCGTTTTTCACCTTTGGTTACACGACGGCTGTCGCACGTTGAATAATGGGTGCCAGCGCCGCAAATTTCAAATTTAAAACAGGGGCCTGGGCAAACCGGTAAGTGCCCGAAGGGGAGAAGAATAAGAGGTGACAATAAAGTCGGCAGGGCTGTTTTGGAAAGCAGCAAGTTGTGATTATTAAATCGCCGAACAGGTACAACATTCCTAAAAATAAGCCTTTAGCTTACCGTTTGGTGCGGCTTACTGGTATCGTAACCGAATTAACATAATCGTGTTTGAGTCCTAAAGTCATGAGCATGGTCTCCCTAAACCAAATCACAGAGACTATACTCATAGAAGAATTATCGGATTGGGAATTTAAATCAATTTTACAATTTCAGTTCAGAGAAATCCCTGACGCGTTTGGATGCAACTGGCTGAATTTACACACCATAGGTTTCAAGGAGTATCCTTTACAATGTTAAAAGCTGTTATCCCTGTTGCCGGTCTGGGCACACGTATGTTGCCAGCGACGAAAGCCATTCCAAAAGAAATGCTGCCTATCGTCGATAAGCCTTTGATTCAGTACATCGTTAATGAATGTGCTGCGGCGGGCATCAAAGAAATCATTCTGGTCACGCACTCTTCGAAAAACGCGATCGAGAACCACTTCGATACCTCTTTCGAGCTGGAAAGTATGCTCGAATCCCGTGTGAAACGTCAGTTGCTGGAAGAAGTACAGTCTATCTGCCCGAAAGGCGTGACCATCATGAACGTGCGTCAGGGGCAATCAAAAGGCCTCGGGCATGCGGTTCTGTGTGCAAAACCTCTGATTGGTAATTCTCCTTTCGCGGTTATTCTGCCTGACGTTCTGATGGATGATTCCACCAGCGATCTGCGTAAAGATAACCTGGCTGCCATGCTTCGCCGTTTCCAGGAAACTGGCAACAGCCAGGTCATGGTTGAAGAAGTGCCGGAAAAAGATGTTTCCAAGTACGGTATTGTTAACTGCAACGGTGTAGAAGTTGAGCCGGGTGAAAGCGCTCCGATGACTGCTATCGTTGAAAAACCAGAGCTCAAAGACGCGCCATCCAACCTCGCGGTTGTTGGCCGTTATGTTCTGTCTGAGGCTATCTGGCCATTACTGGCAGTGACGCCGTACGGTGCGGGTAACGAAATCCAGCTGACAGATGCCATTGCGATGCTGATGAAAAAACATACTGTTGAAGCCTTCTCCATGACCGGCCGTTCACATGACTGCGGTGATAAGCTCGGTTATATGAAAGCGTTTGTTGAGTATGGTATTCGCCATAACTCGCAGGGCGAAGCGTTCAAGGCGTGGTTGAAAGAGTTTGCTGAAGAGTAGTAACTCAGCGATTGCATAACATAAAAAGCACCAGTATATGGTGCTTTTTTTATTGGTTTAAAATAAATGTTACGCGTGGATATTCGATACGCAATTCAAGAACGCCTCTTATAGTTAGCAGGAATTGCTACAAAGACAGTTTTGTTCAATCACGCTTTATGAAAAATATATTTTCCTGGTTAGGGTGATTTATAAGCAACTTACCGGTTTTTTTGAATATTTTCAAACCAGATGCTTTTTTTTCAGGTTTGTCGGATAATTTAATCTTGTAGCTGGAACTCAATAGGTTAAAGATCCTGTCAGCCAATATTGGAAGCTGCACAAAGCGTGCTGATGGCGTGATGGCAGGAGCCCCCTTTACCACGTCTGCAAAGGGATAAGTGTATTGGTAGCTTTTAAGCCAGGGGCGGTAGCGTGGTCGTTTGCTATGGAAGTCTCTGCCAATATCCGGATGAGCAAAGATTTGTGACGAATCTCACGTGAACATTCCGTACTCCTGGGTTTCGAGATCCTTTGAATGTTATATCATTTTATTGGGCGGCTGAAACTACATTAATCGGATTTACGGTGCCAGGATTTATTGCAATCCCGTAGATGGACAGGGTGTGTTATGATATCACTGACTCACCGACAGGAGCTTCCTGACAATATCAGCGTTATTTTCCGTACCTGCAATAGTATTGCTGAGTTGAATATTTCATAATTACCATTTATATCTTACCTCTGGTTTGTTTACGATTATTTGTCAGACACACTCTGTGTAAAGACAATGTGTAAAGAGTTAATGATGCCGTTATTACTTAAAAAGCGCAAAGAGAGAATAATAAAATGAAGTTTATGATAACTGGCGGTGCCGGTTTTATCGGTTCAGCTATTATTCGTCATATTATCGATAATACCAATGATCAAGTTATTAATGTCGATAAATTAACCTATGCTGGTAATCTTGAGTCCGTAGGTACGGCTTCTTCTAGTGAACGCTATGCTTTTGTCAAGGCTGATATTTGTGATATGAATGCATTAAATGAAATATTTGCAGAATATCAACCCGAAGCTGTAATGCATCTGGCTGCCGAAAGTCATGTTGATCGTTCAATTACAGGGTCTGCTGAATTTATCGAAACCAATATTGTCGGTACCTATACTCTTTTAGAAGCGACCCGTATTTATTGGAACTCGCTGAGCCGGGAAAATAAAGATAGTTTTAGATTTCATCATATTTCAACCGATGAAGTTTACGGCGACTTACCTCATCCTGATGAGTGGAACAGTGAAGATCCTCTGCCATTGTTTACTGAAAAAACGGCTTATGCACCTAGCAGCCCTTATTCTTCATCTAAAGCCTCAAGTGACCATCTGGTACGTGCGTGGCAGCGTACTTATGGCTTGCCATGTATTGTGACCAATTGTTCAAATAATTATGGCCCATACCATTTTCCTGAAAAGTTAATTCCGCTTGTCATTCTTAATGCTCTGGACGGTAAAGAGTTGCCTGTATACGGTAAAGGTGATCAAATTCGGGATTGGCTATATGTCGAAGATCATGCCCGTGCTCTTTATACAGTTGTGACAAAAGGAGCTATCGGTGAAACCTATAATATCGGTGGTCATAATGAGAAAAGAAATCTGGATGTAGTACTGAGAATTTGTGAACTTCTGGATGAGCTGGTTCCTAAAGAACAGTCGTATCGTGAACAAATTACTTACGTCACTGACCGCCCTGGCCACGACAGGCGTTACGCAATTGATGCAGAAAAGATTAGCAGAGAACTCGGCTGGAAACCTCAGGAAACCTTTGATACCGGCATTCGTAAAACCGTGATGTGGTATTTAGAAAATAAACAATGGGTTAATAATGTTAAAAGCGGTGCATATAAAAGCTGGATTGAAAAAAATTACGGAGAGCGAAAATAGTGAATATCCTCCTCTTTGGGAAAACAGGACAGGTTGGTTGGGAATTACAACGCGCCTTAGCGCCACTTGGTAATATTATTGCTCTGGATGTTTGTTCAGAGGATTACTGTGGTGATTTCAGCAATATTACAGGTATTGTTGAGACTGTTCGTAAAATAAAGCCCGCTATTATTGTTAACGCTGCTGCCCACACTGCCGTAGATAAGGCAGAAACTGAGCGGGATTTTGCACAGTTGTTAAATGCAACGACTGTGGAAGCGATTGCAAAAGAAGCTGCAGTTCTTGGAGCATGGTTAGTTCACTATTCAACAGATTATGTTTTCCCAGGTAACGGAATAGTGCCATGGCGAGAGGAAGATACGACTGGCCCACTGAATATTTATGGCGAAACTAAGTTAGCGGGTGAGCTGGCAATTAAGAAGCATTGTTCTAAATACTTAATCTTCCGCACAAGCTGGGTTTATGCGAGTAAGGGTAATAATTTTGCTAAAACAATGCTTCGCCTTGCGAAAGAACGAGAGGAATTATCAATAATTAATGATCAGTTTGGTGCGCCAACGGGTGCAGAGTTGTTAGCTGATTGCACTGCACATGCATTAACAACTGCACTGTGCAAACCTGAAGTCGCCGGACTTTATCATCTGGTCGCTTCAGGTACTACAACATGGTTTGATTACGCTAAGACTGTTTTCTCAGAAGCCACACAGGCTGGCTATTCAATGGCATTGCAGAGAACATATCCGGTTTCAACGAGCACATATCCAACGCCTGCACGTCGTCCCCAAAATTCGCGGTTAGATAATACCAAGTTTCAGCAAACTTTTGGGTTGACCTTACCTGTTTGGGATTGGGGAGTTAAAAGAATGCTTGCTGAATTGCTTACACCAACAGGGCTATAAGAACTTATTATTGCCTTAAAAGGCAGTGTTAAAAACTGAGAGTTCAATATGACCACACGTAAAGGTATTATCCTCGCTGGCGGTTCTGGAACCCGCTTATATCCGGTGACTATGGCGGTAAGCAAACAATTATTACCGATATACGACAAGCCAATGATCTATTATCCAATCAGTACGCTGATGCTTGCGGGAATTCGAAATATTTTAATTATCAGCACTCCGCAAGATATACCACGCTTTGAGCAGCTCCTTGGCGATGGCTCACAATGGGGATTGAATTTCGAGTATGAAGTGCAGGAGAGTCCGGATGGCCTGGCTCAGGCTTTTATCATCGGGGAAGAATTTATCGGCGATGATGATTGTGCACTTGTGCTTGGTGATAATATCTTCTATGGACATGATCTTCAGAAACAACTTGAATCAGCTGTCATTAAAGAATCAGGAGCAACGGTATTTGCTTATCATGTCCATGATCCTGAACGCTATGGTGTTGTCGAATTTAATAAAGAAGGCAAAGCTATTTCTTTAGAAGAGAAGCCTCTGGAACCTAAAAGTAACTATGCAGTTACGGGTTTGTATTTCTACGACAACAGTGTTGTAGAAATGGCAAAAGGGCTTAAACCTTCTCAACGTGGTGAATACGAAATTACCGATATCAATCGTATCTACCTGGAACAGGGTAGGCTGCATGTTGCAATGATGGGTAGAGGCTATGCGTGGCTCGATACCGGAACACATCAAAGCATGATAGAAGCGAGTAATTTTATCCAAACCATTGAATTAAGACAGGGCCTGAAAGTTGCTTGCCCAGAGGAAATAGCCTTCAGAAAAGGCTTTATTGATGCAGAACAAATTCGGAAGTTAGCAGCACCATTATCAAAAAATAACTACGGCCAATATTTACTCAAAATGATCAAAGGTCTATGATTTATGGATTTTATTAAAACAAAAATTTCAGATGTATTGATTTTCGAACCCAAAGTATTTGATGATGCGCGTGGTTTTTTCTATGAAAGTTTTAACGAAAAAATTTTTGAAGAAGCCATAGGTCGCAAAATAGATTTTATTCAAGATAATCACTCTAAATCCTCACATGGAGTGCTCCGGGGATTACATTTCCAGTTACCTCCTTTTGCGCAAGCCAAATTAGTTCGTTGTATTGCTGGTGAAGTCTTTGATGTTATTGTAGATGTTCGTAATGGATCTTCTACTTTTGGTCAATGGTTAGGTGTGAATTTATCAGCTGAAAATAAACGGCAGCTTTGGATCCCTGAAGGTTTTGCACACGGTTTTCTGGTTCTAAGCGAAAACGCAGAATTAGTCTATAAAACGACGAACTATTATTCACCAGAGCATGAGCGTACTGTTATTTGGTGTGACGATGATATTAATATATCCTGGCCAAATATAAGCCAGGATTTTATTCTTTCGGATAAAGATCGCCGGGCAAAAAAACTAAAATATTTATAATTCTTATCCCGGTAATAGTCTATTAAACTATTAATTTATCTCTATCTTGTGTTTGAAGTCATGATGCCCCTCTGAAAATAAAAATGTCATGAAGTCATTGGGCAACACATTTTAACCGGTTAACTTTCATGAAATTCACCTTACAGCACTGCGCAAACAGATAATGTTCAAGATGTTGTCGATTTTTTTAACGGCAGCAGTTAATATTTCTGAGTTTATTTAACGAGTATATTTTCAATCATATTGCATAATAAATGTATGAAATTCATGCATAAAGAGTATCTATCGCATCAATCGCTATCTCAGAAATCAGAAGCTGAGTTAACATAGTTACTACACTTGTGCTGTGGGGAGAGTCCTCACAGGTGTCACTTTCAGACAGGAGTTGCTAATGTCCAAACAACAGATCGGCGTTGTCGGTATGGCGGTCATGGGTCGTAACCTTGCGCTTAACATCGAAAGCCGTGGTTATTCCGTTTCCATTTTTAACCGCTCAGGCGACAAGACTGATGAAGTCATCGCTGAAAACCCGGGTAAAAATCTGGTTCCGCACTACACCGTCGAAGAGTTTGTTGACTCGCTGGAAAAACCTCGTCGTATCTTGCTGATGGTGAAAGCCGGTGAAGCAACTGATAAAACCATCGCATCCCTGACTCCGCATCTGGATAAAGGCGACATCCTCATCGATGGCGGCAACACCTATTACAAAGACACCATTCGCCGTAACCGCGAACTGTCCGAGCAAGGTTTCAACTTCATCGGTACCGGTGTTTCCGGCGGTGAAGAGGGCGCACTGAAAGGCCCGTCTATCATGCCTGGCGGTCAGAAAGAAGCCTACGCGCTGGTTGCCCCTATTCTTGAGAAAATCGCAGCACGTGCTGATGATGGCGACGCTTGCGTGGCTTATATCGGTGCGGATGGGGCAGGTCACTACGTCAAGATGGTTCACAACGGTATTGAATACGGCGACATGCAGCTGATTGCAGAAGCTTATTCTTTACTGAAACAGTCCCTGAACCTGAGCAACGAAGAGCTGGCGACTACCTTTGCTGACTGGAATAAAGGCGAGCTCAACAGCTATCTGATCGACATCACCAAAGATATCTTCACCAAGAAAGACGAAGAAGGTAAATATCTGGTCGACGTGATCCTTGATGAAGCCGCGAACAAAGGCACCGGTAAATGGACCAGCCAGAGTTCACTGGATCTGGGCGAGCCACTGACCCTGATCACTGAGTCCGTGTTTGCCCGTTACCTGTCTTCCCTGAAAGACCAGCGTGTAGCTGCTTCTAAAGTGTTGTCCGGCCCGGCGGTTAAAGCCTTCTCCGGTGATAAAGCTGAGTTCATTGAGAAAGTGCGTCGTGCTCTGTACCTGGGCAAAATCGTGTCTTACGCGCAGGGCTTCTCACAGTTGAAAGCCGCTTCAGACGAGAACAGCTGGAGCCTGAACTACGGCGAGATCGCCAAGATCTTCCGTGCTGGTTGTATCATCCGCGCACAATTCCTGCAGAAAATTACCGATGCGTATGCTGAAAATGCATCTATCGCTAACCTGCTGCTGGCACCGTATTTTAAAAATATTGCTGACGAATATCAGCAAGCGCTGCGTGATGTCGTGTCTTATGCCGTTCAGAACGGTATCCCGACGCCAACCTTCTCTGCTGCGATCAACTACTACGACAGCTACCGTTCAGCGGTTCTGCCAGCTAACCTGATCCAGGCACAGCGTGATTACTTCGGTGCGCACACTTACAAACGTACCGATAAAGACGGTGTATTCCATACTGAATGGCTGGATTAATTGTCTGACCGGCACGTGTTAAACGTGCCGGTGTTGTAACGTCAGTACTAAAAAGCCGCCAATGCATCAGCAAAGGCGGCTTTTTTACGTCTGAATTTTTACTTTTGAACGTCGACGTTATTTCTTATGGCGCTGACGCAGATTCTCAATGACTGCACTCAGGTTCAGATCCTGATCCTGCAGCAAGACCAGCAGGTGATAGATGAGGTCTGAGGCTTCGTTTTTCAGTTCAAAACGGTCATTGACGGTGGCGGCCAGCGCAGTTTCCACGCCTTCTTCACCCACTTTTTGTGCGATGCGTTTAGTGCCGCTGGCATACAGTTTGGCGGTATACGAGCTTTCCGGATCGGCCGTTTTGCGCGAGGCGAGCAGTTCTTCCAGCTGATACAAAAACGCCCAGTCGGTTTCGGCAGGGTGGAAGCAACTGTTATTGCCTTTATGGCAGGTCGGGCCAACCGGGTTGACCAACACCAGCAGCGTGTCGTTATCGCAATCCGGGGTGATGCTGACGACGTTCAGGTAGTTTTCTGACGTTTCGCCTTTGGTCCACAGGCGTTCTTTGGTGCGTGAATAAAACGTCACTTTGCCGGAAGATTGCGTAACACTCAGTGCTTCCTGATTCATATATCCGAGCATCAGCACTTCACCCGACACCGCGTGCTGGATGATGGCTGGCATCAGGTTATCCACTTTTTCCCAGTCGAGCTGGCTAATCTGTTCACCGGTCAGCAGACCGGTTTTTACATCCTGATTACTCACAAGCGGATCTCCACGCCATTTTCGGCTAAGTAGCTTTTCAGCTCGCCAATATTAATAATTTGTTTGTGGAACACGGAGGCGGCCAGTGCGCCGTCGACCTGTGCTTCGCGGAAGGCATCGAGGAAGTGTGGCATCGTGCCTGCGCCGCCTGAAGCGATCAGCGGAACATGGCACACTTCGCGGATCATCTTCAGTTGCGCGAGATCATACCCATTGCGCACGCCATCCTGATTCATCATGTTCAGCACGATCTCACCTGCGCCGCGTTCCTGCACTTCCTTGACCCAGTCGATGGTCTGCCAGGTAGTGATTTTGGTGCGCGCTTCGTCGCCGGTAAACTGATGAACCTGATAGGTTCCCGTCTCTGCATCGTGCCATGTATCGATACCCACGACGATACACTGTACACCATACCGGTCGGCAAGGCGGGTGATCAGTGTCGGATCCGCCAGTGCAGGGGAGTTTATAGAAATTTTATCCGCGCCGAACTGCAAAATCTGGCTGGCATCTTCCAGGCTCTTAATACCGCCCGCCACACAGAAGGGGATATCGATGACTTCCGCCACGCGTGATACCCAGCTTTTGTCTACTACGCGGCCATCGCTTGAAGCGGTGATGTCGTAAAACACCAGTTCGTCCGCGCCTTCCTGCGCATAGCGCTGCGCCAGTGGCACGATGTCGCCGATGATTTCGTGGTTGCGGAACTGTACGCCTTTGACAACCTGACCGTCTTTAACGTCGAGGCAGGGAATTATCCGTTTTGCCAGCATGAAATTGCCTCCGTCACATTAAATTTACCGTCGAGCAATGCGCGCCCGACAATCACGCCTTCCACACCGCTGTTACGCAATGCTGCAATATCATCCAGCGAGCCGATACCGCCGGAAGCCTGAAATGCCACCTGCGGATAACGGGCGGTCACTTCACGATAAAGTTCGACGTTGGAACCGGCCAGCGTGCCGTCACGGGAAATATCGGTGCACAGCACATGCTTCAGACCGAACGGCAGATATTGCTCGACAACCTGTTCCAGCGTGGCATCGGAGTTTTCCTGCCAGCCGCTGATGGCCACATTTTTTGTGCCTTCGGCATCAATGCGGACATCGAGC encodes the following:
- the hisF gene encoding imidazole glycerol phosphate synthase subunit HisF, giving the protein MLAKRIIPCLDVKDGQVVKGVQFRNHEIIGDIVPLAQRYAQEGADELVFYDITASSDGRVVDKSWVSRVAEVIDIPFCVAGGIKSLEDASQILQFGADKISINSPALADPTLITRLADRYGVQCIVVGIDTWHDAETGTYQVHQFTGDEARTKITTWQTIDWVKEVQERGAGEIVLNMMNQDGVRNGYDLAQLKMIREVCHVPLIASGGAGTMPHFLDAFREAQVDGALAASVFHKQIINIGELKSYLAENGVEIRL